One Aneurinibacillus migulanus genomic region harbors:
- a CDS encoding DUF4179 domain-containing protein — translation MNRQDKQIAANIEQTFKSIAVPQSLLDFADQVPDLYDQQQIHKSGSSQPNVERRSTITQKRMILRRIAGGCAAGLVIFIGSVLYSPSFAAYTKSIPGLTTPVEWLQQVAENIGIQNAKDHGYTPVHPVSINKEGHTFTIDNVFLEGNELRFMFAIQGPQGTTENFDISPSDFPDTPGSGGGDTKKISDIEELRFIHYKFELTQKQLEAFLAKRPTKLTFRIGQRGMNESFIMTVPFDQARLKAEKETTLNTDLRLQQKDPAIEHATIKSFSVYPTRIRVNIEMKLTSGYQINFARWADDEPYLTDEHGKKYEFENDSHKELYDSSGIISLDFVPSVYFDKQPKQLTLHLKKVWLTDTKASETVKVSTTKFPQTITTHGKTYTLTSAKREYGHWFFDVKKQADSLSNPFEGIRFELSPEVRQQMEGNWEWEEEIKQGLEIGDNGLIIPKYDRSTHKKIPGQFELNIFAAKQDTYTLNVRRYEDEIPLDIHIPLK, via the coding sequence ATGAATCGCCAGGACAAACAAATTGCAGCGAACATAGAACAAACGTTTAAAAGCATTGCTGTACCTCAGTCTTTGCTTGATTTTGCCGATCAGGTTCCCGATTTATATGACCAGCAGCAAATTCACAAGTCTGGGAGCTCCCAACCCAATGTTGAAAGAAGATCGACCATAACCCAAAAACGAATGATTTTACGGAGAATAGCAGGTGGATGTGCAGCAGGCCTGGTCATTTTTATCGGCTCGGTGCTGTATTCCCCTTCTTTCGCAGCTTATACCAAAAGCATTCCCGGCCTAACAACTCCTGTAGAATGGCTGCAACAAGTAGCTGAAAATATCGGTATTCAAAATGCAAAAGACCACGGCTATACTCCCGTACATCCGGTTAGTATAAACAAAGAAGGCCATACCTTTACGATTGATAACGTATTTCTTGAAGGCAATGAGCTTCGGTTTATGTTTGCCATACAAGGCCCCCAAGGTACTACAGAAAATTTTGATATCTCGCCATCTGACTTTCCTGACACGCCAGGGAGCGGAGGAGGAGACACGAAAAAGATTTCGGATATAGAAGAACTTAGATTTATACACTATAAGTTCGAACTTACACAGAAACAGTTAGAAGCATTCCTGGCCAAAAGACCAACTAAGCTTACCTTTCGAATCGGACAGCGCGGTATGAATGAATCGTTTATCATGACGGTTCCTTTTGATCAAGCTAGGCTAAAAGCAGAAAAGGAAACGACCTTGAATACCGATTTAAGACTCCAGCAGAAAGATCCTGCTATCGAACACGCAACTATCAAAAGCTTTTCGGTTTATCCCACTAGAATAAGAGTAAACATCGAAATGAAGCTGACGTCTGGCTACCAAATCAATTTTGCACGCTGGGCAGACGATGAACCGTATTTAACTGATGAACACGGCAAGAAATATGAATTTGAGAACGATTCTCATAAGGAGTTGTATGATTCTTCAGGTATCATTTCCCTTGATTTTGTACCTTCTGTTTACTTCGATAAGCAACCAAAACAGTTGACCTTGCATCTGAAGAAAGTCTGGCTTACTGATACGAAGGCTTCGGAAACTGTGAAAGTGTCTACCACAAAATTTCCACAGACTATTACAACTCATGGAAAGACATATACACTCACTAGCGCGAAGCGAGAGTATGGACACTGGTTTTTCGACGTAAAAAAACAGGCTGATTCCCTAAGCAACCCATTTGAAGGAATCAGATTCGAGCTGTCGCCTGAAGTTCGGCAACAGATGGAGGGAAATTGGGAATGGGAAGAAGAAATAAAGCAAGGACTCGAAATCGGTGATAATGGTCTTATCATTCCGAAATATGACCGTAGTACGCATAAGAAAATTCCTGGTCAATTCGAATTGAATATATTCGCGGCCAAGCAAGACACATATACGCTCAATGTGCGCCGTTATGAAGACGAGATTCCGCTTGACATTCATATCCCCTTAAAATAA
- a CDS encoding potassium transporter TrkG translates to MRWSILVYKALTITIAAVFLVLGVTMILCITENDDFLTILFETTSAFGTIGMSMGLTSHLTTFGKILLSLVMFAGRVGPLIVAFALSWDRKKKHFRSSEGKIIIG, encoded by the coding sequence ATCCGGTGGTCAATATTAGTCTATAAAGCGCTGACGATTACGATAGCCGCAGTATTCCTGGTGCTCGGGGTGACCATGATTCTCTGCATTACGGAGAATGACGATTTTCTAACCATTCTATTTGAAACGACTTCGGCATTCGGCACGATCGGTATGTCGATGGGCCTCACGTCGCACCTAACCACATTCGGTAAAATTCTACTTTCACTCGTCATGTTTGCGGGGCGTGTCGGACCGCTCATCGTAGCATTTGCACTAAGCTGGGATCGCAAGAAAAAACATTTCCGCTCCTCCGAAGGCAAAATTATTATCGGTTAA
- a CDS encoding RNA polymerase sigma factor — protein MDTEQQLIERCQSGDKNAFGLLVRPHLQRAYSTAFAILGAQHFAEDAVQNALFEAYKAIMEGRDIRRFGGWLTHIVARRALDIARQKLRQQHTTEENELLEVRDNTASPITDVLQKEQRNELMTAIMQLNINQRAVIVMYYYQEMKIGEIASLLNIKEGTVKSRLHQARITLSKLVPFETAKQKVGECQ, from the coding sequence ATGGATACCGAGCAACAACTCATCGAACGATGCCAAAGCGGGGATAAGAACGCTTTCGGCCTACTCGTACGCCCCCATCTTCAGCGGGCATACAGTACGGCTTTCGCTATCCTAGGGGCACAGCATTTTGCAGAGGACGCGGTACAAAACGCTTTATTTGAAGCATACAAGGCGATCATGGAAGGACGGGACATTCGTAGGTTCGGAGGGTGGCTTACCCATATTGTAGCTCGCCGGGCGCTGGACATTGCCCGTCAAAAGCTTCGGCAACAGCATACAACTGAAGAAAATGAACTTCTAGAAGTACGAGATAATACAGCCTCTCCCATAACGGATGTGCTCCAAAAAGAACAGCGAAACGAATTAATGACAGCAATTATGCAGTTAAATATCAATCAACGGGCCGTCATTGTCATGTATTACTACCAGGAAATGAAAATCGGGGAAATCGCCAGCCTCCTAAATATTAAAGAAGGCACAGTGAAGTCAAGGTTACATCAGGCGCGAATTACATTAAGCAAGCTTGTCCCATTTGAGACAGCAAAACAGAAAGTGGGGGAATGCCAATGA
- the fsa gene encoding fructose-6-phosphate aldolase: MRFFIDTANVNEIREVNEWGVLAGVTTNPSLVAKEGRDFVETLKEIIDIIDGPISAEVISLEAEGMIEEGEKLASLSKNIVIKVPMTVEGLKAVKHFTKKKIKTNVTLVFSATQALLAARAGATYVSPFLGRLDDISQDGLQLISDISEIFEIHDIETEIISASVRHPLHVVECAKMGADIATIPYKIFKQMAQHPLTDAGIERFLADWEQAQQK; the protein is encoded by the coding sequence ATGAGATTTTTTATCGATACAGCAAATGTAAATGAAATTCGCGAAGTGAATGAGTGGGGCGTGTTGGCCGGAGTTACGACCAACCCTTCTCTTGTAGCGAAAGAAGGCCGTGACTTTGTAGAGACCCTGAAAGAAATCATCGATATCATCGATGGCCCGATTAGTGCCGAAGTTATCAGTCTGGAAGCCGAAGGCATGATTGAAGAAGGGGAAAAGCTTGCTTCTCTTTCCAAGAATATCGTGATTAAAGTGCCGATGACGGTAGAAGGCTTAAAAGCGGTCAAACATTTTACCAAGAAAAAAATCAAAACGAATGTAACGCTTGTATTCTCAGCGACACAAGCACTTTTGGCTGCACGCGCAGGAGCGACTTATGTATCGCCATTCCTTGGACGCCTTGATGATATTTCCCAGGACGGTCTGCAGTTGATTTCGGACATCTCGGAAATTTTTGAGATTCATGATATTGAAACTGAGATTATTTCGGCGAGTGTACGCCATCCACTGCATGTAGTAGAATGCGCGAAGATGGGAGCGGACATCGCAACCATTCCATACAAGATTTTCAAGCAAATGGCGCAGCATCCGTTAACTGATGCTGGCATTGAACGCTTTCTTGCGGATTGGGAGCAAGCGCAGCAAAAATAA
- the glpX gene encoding class II fructose-bisphosphatase translates to MERSLTLELVRVTEAAALASARWMGRGKKEDADDAATTAMRAVFDTVPMQGTVVIGEGEMDEAPMLYIGEKLGQGIGPEVDVAVDPLEGTNIVAKGTWNALTVLAVADRGNLLHAPDMYMDKLAVGPEAAGKVDITAPIIDNLKAVAQAKGKDISDLVACVMDRERHARIIEEIREAGARIKLISDGDVAGAINTAFGHTGVDILFGIGGAPEGVIAAVALKCLGGELQGRLVPDNEAEFERCKKMGLANPNQVLLMDDLVRGDDCIFAATGVTEGELLKGVRFEGTSAFTQSVVMRAKSGTVRFIDGQHRLERKPQFVMKD, encoded by the coding sequence ATGGAACGCAGTTTAACACTTGAATTAGTGCGTGTAACAGAAGCGGCGGCGCTCGCGTCTGCCCGATGGATGGGACGCGGTAAGAAAGAGGATGCGGATGATGCCGCTACGACTGCAATGCGTGCCGTATTCGATACTGTACCGATGCAAGGAACCGTCGTAATCGGTGAAGGTGAAATGGATGAAGCACCGATGCTGTATATCGGAGAGAAGCTAGGTCAGGGCATCGGACCGGAAGTAGACGTGGCAGTCGATCCGCTTGAAGGCACTAACATCGTGGCTAAAGGAACATGGAATGCGCTTACGGTATTGGCGGTAGCGGACCGCGGGAATCTACTGCATGCGCCTGATATGTATATGGACAAGCTGGCAGTAGGCCCGGAAGCGGCTGGTAAAGTAGATATTACCGCACCGATTATTGATAACTTAAAAGCGGTAGCACAGGCTAAAGGTAAGGATATTAGCGACCTGGTAGCATGTGTTATGGACCGCGAACGCCATGCCAGAATTATTGAAGAAATCCGTGAGGCAGGTGCTCGTATTAAGCTTATCTCTGACGGTGATGTCGCAGGTGCTATTAATACGGCATTTGGGCATACCGGAGTGGATATTCTGTTCGGTATTGGAGGAGCTCCGGAAGGGGTTATCGCAGCAGTAGCGTTAAAATGTCTCGGCGGTGAATTGCAGGGACGACTCGTTCCTGACAATGAAGCAGAATTTGAGCGTTGCAAGAAAATGGGACTTGCTAATCCAAATCAAGTGCTACTGATGGACGATCTTGTTAGAGGTGATGATTGTATTTTTGCGGCTACTGGTGTAACGGAAGGTGAATTGTTGAAAGGTGTGCGCTTCGAAGGTACGAGTGCATTCACACAATCCGTTGTTATGCGTGCTAAGTCGGGTACAGTTCGCTTTATCGATGGGCAGCACCGTCTTGAGCGCAAACCGCAATTTGTTATGAAGGATTAG
- the fba gene encoding class II fructose-1,6-bisphosphate aldolase — MPLVSMTDMLNKAVEGKYAVGQFNLNNLEFTQAILQAAEEEKSPVILGVSEGAARYMGGFKLVVAIVQALMEEYKITVPVAIHLDHGSSFEKCVEAIHAGFTSVMIDGSHHPLEENIALTKRVVDVAHALGVSVEAELGRIGGQEDDLIVQDAEAAYAIPAECDKLVRETGVDCFAPALGSVHGPYKGEPNLGFDRMEEVMKLTGVPLVLHGGTGIPTKDIQRAISLGTAKINVNTENQIASAKTVREVLDAKPELYDPRKYLGPARDTIKETVKGKMREFGSSNKA; from the coding sequence ATGCCATTAGTTTCGATGACAGACATGTTAAACAAAGCCGTAGAAGGGAAGTATGCGGTTGGTCAGTTTAACTTGAACAATCTTGAGTTTACGCAAGCGATTCTGCAGGCGGCAGAAGAAGAGAAATCCCCTGTCATCCTTGGAGTAAGTGAAGGTGCAGCTCGTTATATGGGCGGTTTTAAGCTGGTTGTAGCTATTGTACAAGCTTTAATGGAAGAATATAAAATTACTGTCCCGGTAGCGATTCATCTGGATCACGGCTCTTCCTTCGAGAAGTGCGTGGAAGCCATTCATGCCGGCTTTACATCCGTTATGATTGACGGCTCCCATCACCCGCTAGAAGAGAATATTGCCTTAACCAAGCGTGTCGTAGATGTGGCGCATGCGCTAGGTGTGTCCGTGGAGGCTGAGCTCGGCCGTATCGGTGGTCAGGAAGACGACCTGATTGTGCAAGATGCGGAAGCGGCGTATGCAATTCCGGCAGAATGTGATAAACTTGTGCGCGAGACTGGCGTAGATTGCTTTGCTCCAGCACTTGGCTCTGTTCATGGTCCATACAAGGGCGAACCGAACCTAGGCTTTGATAGAATGGAAGAAGTCATGAAGTTGACAGGAGTTCCACTTGTTCTGCACGGTGGTACAGGTATTCCGACAAAAGATATCCAACGTGCGATTTCGCTTGGTACAGCGAAAATCAATGTGAATACGGAGAATCAAATCGCATCGGCCAAAACGGTCCGTGAAGTTCTCGATGCAAAACCGGAACTGTATGATCCGCGTAAATATCTGGGACCTGCACGTGACACTATTAAAGAAACTGTTAAAGGCAAAATGCGCGAGTTTGGAAGCAGCAACAAAGCGTAA
- a CDS encoding response regulator, producing the protein MKDKKVLIVDDQYGIRVLLFEVFGKEGYQTFQAANGKQALEIVTGDSPDLVILDMKIPGMDGLEILKEIKKIAPETKVIMMTAYGELDMIKEATELGALTHFTKPFDIDELRAAVNKQLAC; encoded by the coding sequence ATGAAGGATAAAAAAGTATTGATAGTCGATGACCAATACGGGATTCGCGTTCTGCTGTTTGAGGTATTTGGGAAGGAAGGGTACCAGACGTTTCAGGCTGCCAATGGAAAGCAGGCATTGGAAATTGTCACGGGCGATTCGCCTGACCTTGTCATTCTTGATATGAAAATTCCCGGCATGGACGGGCTTGAGATTTTGAAGGAAATTAAAAAAATCGCTCCAGAAACCAAGGTGATCATGATGACAGCGTATGGCGAATTGGATATGATTAAAGAAGCGACGGAACTCGGCGCCCTGACCCATTTCACTAAGCCGTTTGACATTGATGAACTGCGAGCGGCAGTAAATAAGCAACTCGCATGCTGA
- a CDS encoding undecaprenyl-diphosphate phosphatase — protein sequence MNELQAIILGIIQGLTEFLPISSTGHLYLARHLFGLDEAGLFLDTMLHIGTLFAVLAVYGDDVLKILQKPFSRLTGLLVIGTVPAVVVGLLLEDFFEEISRTGVTVGYEFLLTGAVLWMADRWKNRGGKSLKGMSYGDALFIGCFQAAAIMPALSRSGLTIAASLFRRINREEAARFSFLLSLPAIGGGVVLQGAKLFTGENRETIGLFPLLLGSFFSAVFGYFAVRWMIGILKKKSLKGFAVYVWILGVFILAVQALGIF from the coding sequence ATGAACGAGCTTCAAGCTATCATTCTGGGAATCATACAAGGACTGACCGAATTTCTTCCTATCAGTAGCACGGGGCACCTCTATCTGGCCCGCCATCTTTTCGGGTTGGACGAGGCTGGCTTGTTTTTGGATACGATGCTGCATATCGGTACCCTGTTTGCGGTGCTGGCCGTATATGGCGATGACGTGCTGAAAATATTGCAAAAGCCATTTAGCCGGTTGACAGGATTGCTTGTGATAGGAACCGTGCCTGCAGTTGTGGTTGGGTTATTGCTTGAGGATTTCTTCGAAGAAATTTCTCGGACAGGCGTAACGGTAGGGTATGAATTTCTGTTGACGGGTGCCGTGCTCTGGATGGCCGATCGTTGGAAAAATAGAGGGGGTAAATCCCTGAAAGGAATGTCCTACGGTGATGCGTTGTTTATCGGCTGCTTTCAGGCGGCCGCCATCATGCCTGCGCTTTCCCGTTCAGGTCTGACAATCGCTGCTTCGCTGTTTCGGCGTATCAATCGGGAAGAAGCAGCCCGCTTTTCCTTTTTGCTATCGCTTCCGGCTATTGGTGGAGGCGTCGTTCTTCAAGGAGCCAAACTATTTACCGGAGAGAATAGAGAGACGATCGGTTTATTTCCTCTTCTACTTGGTTCGTTTTTTTCTGCCGTTTTCGGCTATTTTGCTGTTCGCTGGATGATAGGCATTCTAAAGAAAAAATCTTTAAAGGGGTTTGCCGTCTATGTCTGGATATTGGGAGTATTTATCCTCGCTGTACAGGCTTTAGGCATCTTTTAG
- the rho gene encoding transcription termination factor Rho, protein MEMNLAQLEEKKLTELYKLAKEYQIPYYGTFKKRELIFAILQAQAEKQGHMFMEGVLDTHPDGFGFLRPINYLPSAEDIYISASQIRRFDLRTGDKVSGKVRPPKENERYFGLLHVDAVNGEPPESSPERLHFPALTPLYPQKKMVLETSPTRISSRIIDLIAPVGFGQRGLIVAPPKAGKTILLKEIANSIATNHPDVELIVLLIDERPEEVTDMQRSVKGEVVSSTFDELPENHIKVAELVLERALRLVEHKKDVVILLDSITRLARAYNVTIPTSGRTLSGGIDPAAFHRPKRFFGAARNVEEGGSLTILATALVETGSRMDDVIYEEFKGTGNMELHLDRKLAERRVYPAIDIRRSGTRREELLFTKEELSKIWALRKSIHDSNEFTEAFIKKIAEAKTNQEFLDSLDLESTRNSSTKPAHKR, encoded by the coding sequence ATGGAAATGAACTTAGCGCAATTAGAAGAGAAGAAATTAACGGAACTTTATAAACTGGCGAAAGAATATCAAATTCCTTACTATGGCACGTTTAAGAAACGAGAGTTGATCTTCGCGATTCTGCAGGCACAGGCGGAGAAGCAGGGTCATATGTTTATGGAAGGGGTGCTCGATACGCATCCAGATGGGTTCGGCTTTCTCCGTCCTATTAATTATCTGCCAAGTGCGGAAGATATCTATATTTCCGCTTCGCAAATCCGTCGTTTCGACTTACGAACGGGTGATAAGGTATCCGGTAAGGTACGGCCGCCGAAAGAGAATGAAAGATACTTTGGTTTGCTGCATGTTGATGCAGTCAATGGTGAACCACCTGAGAGTTCCCCGGAACGCTTACATTTTCCGGCGCTTACGCCTCTCTATCCCCAGAAGAAGATGGTGCTTGAAACATCACCTACCAGAATTTCTTCCCGTATTATTGATTTAATAGCGCCTGTTGGATTTGGACAGCGCGGTCTTATTGTCGCTCCTCCGAAAGCTGGTAAAACGATACTACTTAAAGAGATTGCTAACAGTATCGCGACCAATCATCCTGACGTTGAACTAATTGTTCTGTTGATTGATGAAAGACCGGAAGAAGTAACCGATATGCAACGTTCTGTTAAAGGCGAAGTAGTAAGCTCCACGTTTGATGAATTGCCTGAAAATCATATTAAAGTGGCTGAGTTGGTGCTAGAACGCGCATTGCGCCTTGTAGAACATAAAAAAGACGTCGTGATTCTGCTTGATAGTATTACCCGTCTGGCTCGCGCATACAACGTTACCATACCAACGAGCGGACGTACGTTGTCCGGAGGGATTGATCCTGCGGCGTTTCACCGTCCGAAGCGTTTCTTCGGTGCGGCGCGTAATGTCGAAGAAGGGGGTAGCTTAACCATTCTGGCTACTGCACTGGTGGAAACCGGATCGCGTATGGATGATGTGATTTACGAAGAATTCAAAGGTACAGGAAACATGGAGCTTCACCTGGACCGCAAGCTGGCGGAACGTCGCGTCTACCCGGCAATCGATATTCGTCGTTCCGGTACGCGCCGCGAAGAGCTGCTGTTTACGAAAGAAGAATTATCCAAAATATGGGCCCTGCGCAAGTCTATCCACGACAGCAACGAATTCACCGAAGCATTTATCAAGAAAATCGCCGAGGCGAAGACCAATCAGGAGTTCCTCGATTCTCTAGATCTTGAATCTACCAGAAATTCGTCAACGAAACCTGCTCATAAGAGATAA
- a CDS encoding CTP synthase, producing MAKYIFVTGGVVSSLGKGITAASLGRLLKNRGLQVTIQKFDPYINVDPGTMSPYQHGEVFVTQDGAETDLDLGHYERFIDINLNSNSNVTTGKIYSSVITKERRGDYLGGTVQVIPHITNEIKERVFRAGRETNADVVITEIGGTVGDIESLPFLEAIRQIKSDVGRDNVMYIHCTLVPYLAAAGEMKTKPTQHSVKELRSLGIQPNVIVCRTEHPMSQDMKDKIALFCDIDPKAVIEMVDAESLYEVPLTLKEQGADEYVCNHLNLTCPEADMTEWKQMLHKIKNLSHKTTIAIVGKYVALHDAYISVAEALYHAGYANDADVNIEWVDAEEVYEHNVSELLSRVDGILVPGGFGDRGVEGKIIAAKYARENKIPFLGICLGMQVAVIEFARHVVGMKDANSSEINPSTQYPVIDLLPDQKDIENLGGTMRLGLYPCKMEKGTAAHASYNEDLVYERHRHRYEFNNQYREALKDAGLKFSGTSPDGRLVEIVELPDHPWFVASQFHPEFASRPNRPQPLFRDFVGAALKLRK from the coding sequence ATGGCAAAGTATATATTTGTAACTGGCGGTGTGGTATCTTCTCTGGGCAAAGGGATTACAGCCGCTTCTCTGGGACGTTTGTTGAAAAACCGTGGTCTGCAGGTAACGATTCAGAAGTTTGACCCTTATATTAACGTGGATCCGGGTACAATGAGCCCGTACCAGCATGGAGAAGTATTCGTTACTCAGGATGGGGCTGAAACGGATCTTGACCTTGGACACTACGAACGGTTCATCGATATTAATCTGAATTCCAACAGTAATGTAACGACGGGTAAAATCTACTCTTCCGTTATTACGAAAGAGCGTCGTGGCGACTATCTGGGCGGAACCGTACAGGTTATTCCACACATTACCAATGAAATCAAAGAGCGTGTTTTCCGTGCAGGGCGCGAGACGAATGCGGATGTCGTTATTACGGAAATTGGCGGTACGGTAGGAGATATTGAAAGTCTTCCGTTCCTAGAAGCGATTCGTCAGATCAAGAGCGATGTCGGTCGTGATAACGTAATGTATATCCATTGTACACTTGTACCATATTTGGCAGCTGCTGGTGAAATGAAGACGAAGCCGACTCAGCACAGTGTCAAAGAGCTGCGCAGCTTAGGAATTCAGCCGAATGTAATTGTATGCCGCACAGAGCATCCGATGTCTCAGGATATGAAAGATAAAATCGCACTCTTCTGCGATATCGATCCAAAAGCGGTTATCGAAATGGTGGATGCCGAATCGCTGTATGAAGTCCCATTAACCCTGAAAGAGCAGGGAGCGGACGAATATGTGTGCAACCATTTGAACCTCACTTGCCCGGAAGCGGATATGACAGAATGGAAACAGATGCTTCACAAAATCAAAAACCTTTCCCACAAGACGACCATTGCTATCGTCGGTAAATACGTGGCGCTGCATGACGCATATATCAGCGTGGCAGAGGCGTTGTATCATGCGGGTTATGCGAATGATGCTGATGTGAATATTGAGTGGGTGGACGCTGAGGAAGTGTACGAGCATAATGTTTCTGAATTGCTGAGCCGTGTGGACGGCATTCTTGTGCCAGGTGGGTTCGGAGATCGTGGCGTAGAAGGTAAAATCATCGCCGCCAAGTACGCACGTGAGAACAAAATTCCGTTCCTTGGCATTTGTTTAGGAATGCAGGTAGCGGTTATCGAATTTGCCCGTCATGTCGTCGGCATGAAAGATGCGAACAGTTCGGAAATCAATCCATCTACCCAATACCCGGTTATCGACCTGCTTCCGGATCAAAAGGATATCGAAAATCTTGGTGGTACGATGCGACTCGGCCTGTATCCTTGCAAAATGGAAAAAGGTACGGCAGCTCACGCTTCTTACAATGAAGATCTCGTATACGAGCGTCATCGCCATCGCTATGAGTTTAATAACCAATACCGCGAAGCATTGAAAGATGCAGGACTTAAGTTTAGTGGTACATCACCGGACGGTCGCTTGGTAGAAATCGTTGAGCTGCCGGATCATCCTTGGTTTGTGGCAAGCCAATTCCATCCGGAATTCGCCTCCCGTCCGAACCGTCCGCAGCCGCTTTTCCGTGATTTCGTCGGAGCAGCATTAAAACTGAGAAAATAA
- a CDS encoding UDP-N-acetylglucosamine 1-carboxyvinyltransferase — MEKLFIEGGRKLTGRIQISGAKNSAVALIPAAILAGAEVVLENVPDISDVHIYSEILQDLGATVEQDNDMLRIDSTRMEAKPMPNGKIKELRASYYLMGAMLGRFGEAIIGMPGGCNLGPRPIDQHVKGFEALGARMSHEHGSLHIQAKELVGSKVYLDVVSVGATINIMLAACRAKGKTIIENAAKEPEIIDVATLLNAMGASIKGAGTDVIRIEGIEKLSGCWHSIIPDRIEAGTYMIAAAATGGDVVIDNIIPRHMESLTAKLREMNVQVEEEDDAVHVIGRDSYEAIDIKTLPYPGFPTDLQQPITSLLTAANGTSIVTDNIYHARFKHAEHLLNMGAKIKVEGRSAVIEGKTPLVGSKVMATDLRAGAALVIAGLMADGITEITGVHHIDRGYAELEEKLKSLGAVMWREKPIQRAY; from the coding sequence GTGGAGAAATTGTTTATTGAAGGCGGACGGAAGCTGACAGGCCGAATTCAAATCAGCGGAGCGAAGAACAGCGCGGTAGCGCTCATTCCCGCTGCAATTCTTGCGGGCGCGGAGGTTGTTTTGGAGAATGTGCCGGATATCAGCGATGTTCACATCTATAGTGAGATTCTGCAAGATTTGGGAGCAACGGTCGAGCAAGATAACGATATGCTGCGCATCGACTCAACTCGAATGGAAGCGAAGCCGATGCCTAACGGTAAAATCAAAGAGTTAAGAGCTTCCTATTATTTGATGGGCGCTATGTTGGGCCGTTTCGGTGAAGCGATTATCGGCATGCCTGGCGGCTGTAATCTAGGTCCGAGGCCAATTGATCAGCATGTCAAGGGATTTGAAGCGCTTGGCGCGCGTATGTCTCATGAGCACGGTTCTTTACATATTCAAGCTAAAGAACTTGTCGGCAGTAAAGTGTATCTGGATGTCGTAAGTGTAGGAGCTACGATTAATATTATGCTGGCAGCCTGTCGAGCCAAAGGCAAAACCATTATCGAAAATGCGGCGAAAGAGCCGGAGATTATCGATGTGGCTACACTGCTGAACGCAATGGGTGCTAGCATCAAAGGCGCTGGAACCGATGTAATCAGAATTGAGGGAATCGAGAAGCTGAGCGGTTGCTGGCATTCGATTATTCCCGACCGAATCGAAGCAGGTACCTATATGATTGCCGCTGCAGCGACGGGCGGCGACGTAGTGATTGACAACATTATTCCCCGCCACATGGAGTCTCTTACAGCTAAGTTGCGGGAGATGAACGTACAAGTGGAAGAAGAGGACGATGCCGTTCACGTTATTGGGAGAGACTCATACGAAGCGATCGATATAAAAACGCTCCCTTACCCCGGATTTCCCACTGATCTTCAACAACCCATAACTTCCTTGTTAACCGCCGCAAATGGCACAAGTATTGTGACAGATAATATTTATCATGCCCGTTTTAAACATGCCGAACATCTGTTGAATATGGGAGCCAAAATTAAAGTAGAGGGTCGCTCGGCTGTCATTGAGGGCAAGACACCGCTTGTAGGCAGTAAAGTCATGGCGACAGATTTAAGGGCTGGAGCAGCGCTCGTTATAGCTGGATTAATGGCTGATGGAATAACCGAAATTACCGGGGTACACCACATTGACCGTGGATATGCCGAATTGGAAGAAAAGTTGAAGAGTCTTGGTGCCGTGATGTGGCGTGAAAAACCGATCCAAAGAGCTTACTAA